A window of Pseudomonas mucidolens contains these coding sequences:
- a CDS encoding di-heme-cytochrome C peroxidase, whose translation MRIFLRVLLLIAALLVLILAVVLYYVVNPKLPDYVPVEQVHFQDQWSAADRQTYYFTPQGTQVKGLRYEWFTALELPFSEQRFAAPEYLARFGFLVEPGQRATPSNPGNLPVGFTRHQNPGSNHDFLDITCAACHTGELRFNGQALRVDGGAAQHVLPSSVPTLRGGSFGQALVASLASTYYNPWKFKRFAHNVLGDQYDAQYDQLREDFKTSLDTFLKVAWNDTHRGLYPTEEGPGRTDAFGRIANASFGDAISPANYRIANAPVDYPQLWDMWTFDWVQWNGSAQQPMARNIGEALGVGATLAFFDSAGQPLKGDARYPSSVRVRDLNLIEETLQRLKPPTWPEQLFGAVDKPLAAQGRALFSENCAGCHVPSVTQENGRPVQRLKMLPVDVIGTDPGTANNIADYRYDLSALQWDTSELAQLNVELHPTPTEPLDLRNLSVAKGLAYVTAFVGEHAYRAAGVTPEERPRLDGYGLPIGVRELRAYKARPLAGVWATPPFLHNGSVPTIYQLLSPQDERSRTFYKGTFDYDPRHLGYRTEAFKNAFLFDTAITGNHNSGHEFRAGKRGNGVIGRALAPQERWALLEYLKVLGGPLEQQLP comes from the coding sequence TTGCGCATTTTTCTCCGTGTATTGCTGCTGATCGCGGCGTTGCTGGTACTGATACTGGCCGTGGTGCTCTATTACGTGGTCAATCCAAAACTGCCGGACTATGTGCCCGTGGAGCAAGTGCATTTCCAGGATCAGTGGAGCGCCGCCGACCGCCAGACGTACTATTTCACGCCTCAAGGTACCCAGGTCAAGGGCTTGCGTTATGAGTGGTTCACCGCCTTGGAACTGCCGTTCTCCGAACAGCGTTTTGCGGCGCCCGAGTACCTGGCGCGCTTCGGCTTTCTGGTAGAGCCCGGGCAGCGGGCCACACCCTCGAACCCCGGCAACCTGCCAGTGGGTTTTACCCGGCATCAAAACCCGGGCAGCAACCACGATTTTCTCGACATCACCTGCGCTGCCTGCCACACCGGCGAATTGCGCTTCAACGGCCAGGCCTTGCGCGTCGACGGTGGCGCGGCCCAACACGTGCTGCCTTCCAGTGTGCCGACCTTGCGTGGCGGCAGCTTCGGCCAGGCCCTGGTGGCCAGCCTCGCCTCCACCTATTACAACCCGTGGAAGTTCAAGCGTTTCGCCCACAACGTGCTGGGTGATCAGTACGACGCCCAATACGATCAACTGCGCGAGGACTTCAAGACGTCCCTGGATACGTTCCTCAAAGTCGCCTGGAATGACACGCATCGCGGCCTCTATCCCACCGAAGAAGGACCGGGCCGCACCGACGCGTTCGGCCGTATCGCCAATGCGAGTTTTGGCGATGCCATTTCCCCCGCTAACTACCGTATTGCCAACGCGCCGGTAGATTACCCGCAATTGTGGGACATGTGGACGTTCGACTGGGTGCAATGGAACGGCTCGGCCCAGCAGCCCATGGCCCGCAATATCGGTGAGGCGCTAGGCGTTGGCGCGACCCTGGCCTTTTTCGACAGCGCCGGCCAACCGCTCAAAGGCGACGCGCGCTACCCGTCCAGCGTGCGCGTGCGCGACTTGAACCTGATCGAGGAAACCCTGCAACGACTCAAGCCGCCGACCTGGCCGGAGCAATTGTTCGGTGCCGTTGACAAACCACTGGCCGCCCAAGGCCGCGCCCTGTTCAGCGAAAACTGCGCCGGCTGCCACGTGCCCAGCGTCACGCAGGAAAACGGCCGCCCGGTGCAACGCCTGAAAATGCTCCCGGTGGACGTCATCGGCACCGATCCCGGCACCGCCAACAACATTGCCGATTACCGCTACGACCTCAGCGCCCTGCAGTGGGATACGAGCGAGCTGGCGCAGTTGAACGTGGAACTGCATCCGACGCCCACGGAACCCTTGGACCTGCGCAACCTGTCGGTGGCCAAGGGCCTGGCATATGTCACAGCGTTTGTCGGAGAACATGCCTACCGCGCAGCAGGTGTGACGCCTGAAGAACGTCCGCGCCTGGACGGCTACGGTTTGCCGATTGGCGTGCGTGAACTGCGGGCCTACAAGGCTCGTCCGCTAGCCGGGGTCTGGGCCACCCCGCCGTTCCTGCACAACGGCTCGGTGCCAACGATCTACCAATTGCTCTCCCCTCAGGACGAGCGCAGCCGCACCTTCTATAAAGGCACCTTCGATTACGACCCGCGCCATTTGGGCTATCGTACCGAAGCCTTTAAAAACGCATTCCTGTTCGATACCGCAATCACCGGCAACCACAACAGCGGCCACGAGTTCCGTGCCGGCAAGCGTGGCAACGGGGTCATCGGTCGAGCGCTTGCGCCGCAGGAGCGCTGGGCGTTGCTGGAATACCTGAAAGTGCTGGGCGGCCCGCTGGAACAACAACTGCCATGA
- a CDS encoding FKBP-type peptidyl-prolyl cis-trans isomerase: MKQHRLAAAVALVSLVLAGCDSQTSVELKTPAQKASYGIGLNMGKSLAQEGMDDLDSKAVAQGIEDAVGKKEQKLKDDELVEAFAALQKRAEERMTKLSEESAAAGKKFLEENGKKAGVVTTASGLQYEVVKKADGAQPKPTDVVTVHYTGKLTDGTTFDSSVDRGSPIDLPVSGVIPGWVEGLQLMHVGEKYKLYIPADLAYGAQSPSPAIPANSVLVFDLELLAIKDPAKAEAPDAPEAPEAPAAK, from the coding sequence ATGAAACAGCATCGGTTGGCGGCGGCGGTGGCCCTGGTTAGCCTGGTACTTGCGGGTTGTGATTCGCAAACCAGCGTAGAGCTGAAAACCCCGGCGCAGAAAGCTTCCTACGGTATCGGCCTGAACATGGGCAAAAGCCTGGCTCAGGAAGGTATGGATGACCTGGACTCCAAGGCGGTTGCCCAAGGCATTGAAGATGCCGTCGGCAAGAAAGAACAGAAGCTGAAAGATGATGAGCTGGTGGAAGCGTTCGCCGCACTGCAAAAGCGTGCCGAAGAACGTATGACCAAGTTGAGCGAAGAGTCGGCAGCTGCCGGCAAGAAATTCCTCGAGGAAAACGGCAAGAAAGCCGGTGTTGTCACCACTGCTTCCGGCCTGCAGTACGAAGTTGTGAAGAAAGCCGATGGTGCTCAGCCAAAGCCGACTGACGTAGTGACTGTTCACTACACCGGTAAGCTGACTGACGGCACCACCTTTGACAGCTCTGTGGATCGCGGTAGCCCGATTGACCTGCCGGTCAGCGGCGTGATCCCGGGTTGGGTCGAAGGCCTGCAACTGATGCACGTCGGCGAGAAGTACAAACTGTACATTCCGGCTGACCTGGCCTACGGCGCCCAGAGCCCGAGCCCGGCGATTCCAGCCAATTCGGTACTGGTGTTCGACCTGGAGCTGCTGGCTATCAAGGACCCGGCCAAGGCTGAGGCACCTGATGCACCCGAAGCTCCCGAGGCACCGGCTGCCAAGTAA
- a CDS encoding YkvA family protein, producing MKAPWNFARFLPLAARLLGRGRLPTLLFAVAAKGSSQGNRLGKLKDDLKLLQALCLAYWRGEYRAISPKALVSVVAGLMYFLSPIDAIPDFLPMFGMLDDIAVLAWVMKTLDGELSAFRAWRERQRPEKLVVVERLPATPQLLQAESPKKN from the coding sequence ATGAAAGCACCCTGGAATTTCGCCCGTTTCCTGCCCTTGGCCGCCCGCCTCCTCGGCCGTGGACGCTTGCCGACGTTATTGTTCGCGGTCGCCGCCAAAGGCTCCAGCCAGGGTAACCGGTTGGGCAAGCTCAAGGATGATCTCAAATTACTCCAGGCGCTGTGCCTGGCCTACTGGCGCGGCGAGTATCGGGCGATCAGTCCCAAGGCGCTGGTGTCAGTGGTGGCGGGGCTGATGTACTTCCTCAGTCCGATTGACGCGATTCCGGACTTTCTGCCGATGTTCGGCATGCTGGACGACATCGCGGTATTGGCCTGGGTCATGAAGACCCTAGATGGCGAACTGAGCGCTTTCCGTGCTTGGCGTGAGCGCCAGCGCCCGGAAAAGCTGGTGGTGGTGGAGCGCTTACCTGCCACGCCTCAGCTCTTGCAGGCGGAAAGCCCGAAAAAAAACTGA
- a CDS encoding helix-turn-helix domain-containing protein yields MDIQIISRDGKPEYAVLPWAQYEALLNAAGLHHQASKPSSSPVAEQELRPLAQLRSLREAKGLAIEALARTVGISPSYLGLIERGERQPDAAIRRSLAWELGIAGWREEV; encoded by the coding sequence ATGGATATTCAAATAATTTCACGGGATGGCAAGCCCGAATACGCGGTACTGCCATGGGCTCAGTACGAGGCGCTGTTAAACGCCGCCGGCCTGCATCATCAGGCGTCGAAGCCTTCTTCAAGTCCCGTTGCCGAGCAGGAGTTGCGCCCCTTGGCGCAACTGCGCAGCTTGCGCGAAGCCAAGGGCCTGGCCATTGAAGCCCTGGCCCGCACCGTGGGCATCAGCCCGTCTTACCTGGGGTTGATTGAGCGTGGCGAGCGCCAGCCGGACGCTGCCATTCGCCGCAGCCTGGCCTGGGAATTGGGAATCGCCGGTTGGAGGGAAGAAGTGTGA
- a CDS encoding tetratricopeptide repeat protein: MLWKLRAYASYWLARKLFHWSWIMRQPRAWHWMEGQFARMANLGNVQAQSFYGHILTFRGQGLGAREEGVRLLRLAAQAGDGKAAYQVGVLSLAGSLGKAPDPIEAARWWKIAAKAGHPLAQIRLEQL; the protein is encoded by the coding sequence ATGCTCTGGAAGCTCAGGGCGTATGCCAGTTACTGGTTGGCGCGCAAATTGTTTCACTGGTCCTGGATCATGCGCCAACCTCGTGCCTGGCACTGGATGGAAGGTCAGTTCGCGCGCATGGCCAACCTGGGCAATGTGCAAGCGCAGAGCTTTTACGGGCACATCCTGACCTTTCGTGGTCAAGGCCTCGGGGCGCGTGAGGAAGGTGTGCGCCTGCTGCGTCTGGCTGCTCAGGCGGGTGACGGCAAGGCGGCCTATCAGGTCGGCGTGTTGAGCCTGGCGGGTAGCCTGGGCAAGGCTCCGGATCCGATAGAAGCCGCACGTTGGTGGAAAATCGCGGCCAAGGCAGGACACCCGCTCGCGCAAATTCGCCTGGAACAACTCTGA
- a CDS encoding bifunctional diguanylate cyclase/phosphodiesterase: MTMTEQLNALGSILAQGSLHSLFQPIISISERRIVGYEALSRGPSNSALHSPLVLFSVARHAGRLNELEMACRHSACRRFSEQKLPGKLFINVSPESLLEAAHQPGRTLQMLHDVGITPSQVVIELTEQSPTDDFQLLQTALHHYRAMGFSIALDDLGAGYSSLRLWSELRPDYVKIDRHFIDGIHQDALKREFVGSILQIARASRAQVIAEGIELQEELAVLTEMGVDLIQGYLLCRPQEQPPQEARLLLSRPDNSNATLNDEASDLSALLNDQPAVAQDTATAQVLEAFRRQANLNSLAVLDERGQPVGIVHRHSLSDALLKPFATDLFARKPISRLMSDDFLAVELSQSLQQVSRLLTSRARQRIEEDFIITLNGNYLGLGRVIDVLKLITELKIQQARYANPLTLLPGNVPIQQCLTRLLQQQRESVICYVDIDSFKPFNDIYGYGRGDEVLLCLAQCLTDRIDPSRDFVGHIGGDDFLLVLGAQDWRKRLNQLVDDFQTQCRRFYRSEHLDAGCFVALNRQGVRQEFALLSLSIGVVHLHPHSCGQLDASQLAELASQAKHHAKNVAGYSIHVIDSRQRQADPIDL; the protein is encoded by the coding sequence ATGACCATGACCGAACAGCTGAATGCCCTGGGCTCCATTCTCGCCCAAGGCAGTTTGCACAGTCTGTTCCAACCGATTATCTCCATCTCCGAGCGGCGTATCGTCGGCTATGAAGCGCTGAGTCGCGGTCCGTCCAACAGCGCCCTGCACTCGCCTCTCGTACTGTTTTCAGTGGCCCGACACGCCGGACGTCTCAATGAGCTGGAAATGGCTTGCCGTCACAGCGCGTGTCGACGGTTCAGCGAACAAAAGCTGCCGGGCAAACTGTTTATCAACGTCTCTCCGGAGTCGTTGCTGGAGGCCGCCCATCAACCCGGACGAACCCTGCAAATGCTGCATGACGTCGGGATCACCCCCAGTCAGGTAGTGATCGAACTCACCGAGCAAAGTCCGACCGACGACTTTCAACTGCTGCAAACCGCGCTCCATCACTACCGTGCCATGGGTTTTTCGATTGCCCTGGATGACTTGGGTGCGGGCTATTCCAGTCTGCGGCTGTGGTCCGAGCTGCGCCCGGATTACGTGAAAATCGACCGACACTTTATCGACGGCATTCATCAGGACGCGCTTAAACGCGAGTTCGTCGGTTCAATCCTGCAAATTGCCCGGGCATCTCGCGCCCAGGTGATTGCCGAAGGCATCGAGTTGCAGGAGGAACTGGCGGTGCTGACGGAAATGGGTGTCGACCTGATCCAGGGTTATTTGCTCTGCCGGCCTCAAGAGCAACCGCCCCAGGAGGCACGGTTACTGCTGTCCAGACCGGACAACAGTAACGCCACGCTCAACGACGAAGCCAGCGACCTCAGCGCCCTGCTCAATGATCAGCCAGCCGTGGCGCAGGACACTGCCACCGCCCAGGTATTGGAAGCGTTCCGGCGCCAGGCCAATCTCAACTCACTGGCGGTGCTGGATGAGCGCGGCCAGCCCGTTGGCATCGTGCACCGGCATTCGTTGTCCGATGCCTTGCTCAAACCCTTTGCCACCGACCTATTTGCGCGCAAACCCATCAGTCGCTTGATGAGTGATGACTTTCTGGCGGTAGAGTTGAGCCAATCGTTGCAACAAGTCAGCCGCCTGCTCACCAGCCGTGCCCGGCAGCGCATCGAAGAAGACTTCATCATCACCCTCAACGGCAATTATCTGGGATTGGGTCGGGTGATCGACGTGCTCAAGTTGATTACCGAGCTGAAAATCCAGCAGGCCCGCTACGCCAATCCGCTGACCCTGCTGCCGGGGAACGTGCCGATTCAGCAGTGTCTGACACGGCTGTTGCAGCAGCAGCGCGAATCGGTGATTTGTTATGTGGATATCGACAGTTTCAAACCTTTCAACGATATCTACGGTTACGGCCGTGGCGATGAAGTGTTGCTCTGCCTGGCGCAATGCCTGACCGACCGGATAGACCCCAGCCGTGACTTTGTCGGGCACATTGGCGGCGATGATTTTCTGCTGGTGCTGGGCGCCCAGGATTGGCGCAAGCGCCTCAACCAGTTGGTGGATGATTTCCAGACCCAGTGTCGACGCTTCTATCGCAGCGAACACCTGGACGCGGGCTGCTTTGTCGCGCTGAATCGCCAAGGCGTGCGGCAGGAGTTTGCGTTGCTGTCACTGTCCATTGGCGTGGTGCATTTACACCCGCACAGCTGTGGACAACTGGATGCCAGCCAACTGGCCGAACTGGCGTCGCAGGCCAAGCACCACGCGAAGAATGTGGCGGGGTACAGCATCCATGTGATTGACAGCCGACAACGGCAAGCGGATCCCATCGACCTGTAG
- a CDS encoding carboxy terminal-processing peptidase, with translation MKHLFPSTALALFIGLGLTSMSTNTFAANSWDKLQPDRDEVIASLNIVELLKRHHYSKPPLDDARSVIIYESYLKLLDPSRSYFLASDVAEFDKWKTQFDDLLKSGDLQPGFTIYKRYLDRVKARLDFALAELDKGVDKLDFNQKETLLVDRKDAPWLTSTAALDDLWRKRVKDEVLRLKIAGKEPKAIQELLTKRYKNQLVRLNQTRAEDIFQAYINTFAMSYDPHTNYLSPDNAENFDINMSLSLEGIGAVLQSDNDQVKIVRLVPAGPADKTKQVAPADKIIGVAQGDKEMVDVVGWRLDEVVKLIRGPKGSVVRLEVIPHTNAPNDQTSKVVSITREAVKLEDQAVKKSVLNLKQDGKDYKLGVIEIPAFYLDFKAFRAGDPDYKSTTRDVKKLLTELQKEKVDGVVIDLRNNGGGSLQEATELTSLFIDKGPTVLVRNADGRVDVLEDENRGAFYKGPMALLVNRLSASASEIFAGAMQDYHRALIVGGQTFGKGTVQTIQPLNHGELKLTLAKFYRVSGQSTQHQGVLPDIDFPSLIDTKEIGESALPEAMPWDTIRPAIKPASDPFKPYLAQLNSDHDIRSAKDAEFVFIRDKLALAKKLMAEKTVSLNEVERRAQHTDIENQQLALENIRRKAKGEDPLKELKKEDEDALPTESEKTKPEDDAYLAETGRILLDYLKISKTVAKQ, from the coding sequence ATGAAGCATTTGTTCCCCAGCACCGCCCTCGCTCTTTTCATTGGTCTCGGCTTGACGTCGATGTCGACCAATACGTTCGCAGCCAATAGCTGGGACAAACTTCAGCCTGATCGCGATGAGGTGATTGCCAGCCTTAATATCGTCGAGCTGCTCAAGCGTCACCATTACAGCAAACCGCCACTGGACGATGCACGTTCGGTGATTATCTATGAAAGCTACCTAAAGTTGCTGGATCCTTCGCGCAGCTACTTCCTGGCAAGCGATGTCGCCGAGTTCGACAAGTGGAAGACGCAGTTCGACGACCTCCTCAAGAGCGGCGACCTGCAGCCAGGCTTCACCATCTACAAGCGCTATCTGGACCGCGTCAAGGCGCGTCTGGACTTCGCTCTGGCTGAGCTGGACAAAGGTGTCGACAAGCTCGATTTCAACCAGAAGGAAACCTTGCTGGTGGATCGCAAGGACGCGCCGTGGCTGACCAGCACCGCCGCGCTGGATGACCTGTGGCGCAAGCGCGTCAAGGATGAAGTCCTGCGCCTGAAGATTGCCGGCAAAGAGCCAAAGGCGATCCAGGAACTGTTGACCAAGCGCTACAAGAATCAACTCGTGCGTCTGAACCAGACCCGTGCCGAAGATATCTTTCAGGCCTACATCAACACCTTCGCAATGTCTTACGACCCGCACACCAATTATCTGTCGCCAGATAACGCGGAAAATTTCGATATCAATATGAGTCTGTCGCTGGAAGGCATCGGTGCCGTTCTGCAAAGCGACAATGATCAGGTCAAGATCGTGCGCCTGGTGCCGGCAGGCCCGGCGGACAAGACCAAGCAGGTTGCACCGGCCGACAAGATCATCGGTGTGGCTCAAGGCGATAAGGAAATGGTCGACGTGGTCGGCTGGCGCCTGGACGAAGTAGTCAAGCTGATCCGCGGGCCGAAAGGCAGTGTCGTGCGCCTGGAAGTGATTCCGCACACCAACGCACCCAACGATCAGACCAGCAAAGTCGTGTCCATCACCCGTGAAGCGGTGAAGCTGGAAGACCAGGCGGTGAAGAAGTCGGTGCTCAACCTCAAGCAGGATGGCAAGGACTACAAGCTGGGAGTGATTGAAATCCCGGCGTTCTATCTGGACTTCAAGGCGTTCCGTGCCGGTGATCCGGACTACAAGAGCACCACTCGCGACGTCAAGAAGTTGCTGACCGAGTTACAGAAAGAGAAAGTCGACGGCGTGGTCATCGACCTGCGCAACAATGGCGGGGGCTCGTTGCAGGAGGCCACCGAGCTGACCAGCCTGTTTATCGACAAGGGTCCAACCGTGTTGGTACGCAACGCTGACGGTCGCGTGGATGTGCTGGAAGACGAGAACCGCGGCGCCTTCTACAAAGGGCCAATGGCATTGCTGGTCAACCGTCTCTCGGCCTCGGCCTCGGAAATCTTTGCCGGTGCGATGCAGGACTATCACCGCGCGCTGATCGTCGGCGGACAGACCTTCGGCAAAGGCACGGTGCAGACCATTCAACCGCTCAACCATGGCGAATTGAAGCTGACCCTGGCCAAGTTCTACCGGGTTTCCGGCCAGAGCACCCAGCATCAGGGCGTATTGCCGGATATCGACTTCCCCTCGCTCATCGACACCAAGGAAATAGGCGAAAGCGCGTTGCCCGAGGCCATGCCGTGGGACACCATCCGCCCGGCTATCAAGCCCGCGTCGGACCCGTTCAAACCCTATCTGGCGCAGCTCAACAGCGACCACGATATTCGTTCCGCCAAAGATGCCGAGTTCGTGTTTATCCGCGACAAGCTGGCGCTGGCCAAGAAGTTGATGGCCGAAAAAACCGTCAGTCTCAATGAAGTGGAGCGTCGCGCGCAGCATACCGACATCGAAAACCAGCAGCTCGCACTGGAAAATATTCGCCGCAAGGCCAAAGGTGAAGACCCGCTCAAAGAGCTGAAGAAGGAAGACGAAGATGCGTTGCCGACCGAGTCTGAAAAGACCAAGCCGGAAGATGACGCCTACCTGGCCGAAACCGGTCGGATTCTGTTGGACTACCTGAAAATCAGCAAGACGGTAGCCAAGCAGTAA
- a CDS encoding zinc-binding dehydrogenase — protein sequence MKALQGVDGHVEWLEEPSLTCDVGQVRIRVAAAGLNRADLLQRAGLYPPPAGASHVLGLECSGVISEVGAGSSWQVGDRVCALLAGGGMAEEVVVDARHVLPVPEGLSLAEAAALPEVYSTAWLNVFQLAALKPGEKVLLHAGASGVGSAAIQLCKAFGSPCWVSVGSVERLAYCEGLGAQGGVVRTEGIEVLGDFGPFDVILDPVGGNYATQNLKLIAQDGRWVLIGLMGGRQAQLDLAQVLAKRVQLLGSTLRSRDDQFKADLLSDLGQQVWPLFSEGRLSPQLAKTFPILDAEAAFAELATNQVSGKLVLVIDETLA from the coding sequence GTGAAAGCATTGCAAGGCGTTGACGGTCATGTGGAGTGGCTTGAAGAGCCAAGTCTTACATGTGATGTAGGGCAAGTTCGCATTCGCGTGGCGGCAGCGGGACTGAATCGGGCCGATTTATTACAGCGTGCGGGGCTCTATCCGCCACCGGCCGGGGCGAGCCACGTCCTTGGACTGGAGTGTTCCGGGGTGATCAGTGAAGTCGGGGCCGGTTCTTCCTGGCAGGTCGGGGATCGGGTTTGCGCGCTGCTGGCAGGCGGCGGCATGGCCGAAGAAGTGGTAGTCGATGCGCGTCACGTGCTGCCGGTGCCGGAAGGTTTGTCGTTGGCCGAGGCGGCAGCATTGCCCGAGGTGTACAGCACGGCCTGGTTGAACGTGTTCCAGCTGGCGGCGCTCAAGCCCGGAGAAAAGGTGCTGTTGCATGCTGGCGCCAGTGGCGTGGGTTCTGCGGCCATCCAGTTGTGCAAGGCGTTCGGCAGCCCGTGCTGGGTCAGTGTCGGCTCGGTGGAACGTCTGGCGTACTGCGAAGGACTCGGCGCCCAGGGCGGCGTGGTGCGGACTGAGGGCATCGAAGTCCTGGGAGATTTTGGACCCTTCGACGTGATTCTCGACCCGGTAGGCGGCAATTACGCGACGCAGAACCTTAAGCTGATAGCGCAGGATGGCCGTTGGGTGTTGATCGGCTTGATGGGCGGGCGCCAGGCGCAGCTCGACCTGGCGCAGGTGCTGGCCAAGCGAGTGCAGCTGCTGGGCTCGACCCTGCGCAGCCGCGACGATCAGTTCAAGGCCGATCTGCTCAGTGACTTGGGGCAGCAGGTCTGGCCATTGTTCAGCGAGGGTCGCTTGAGCCCGCAGTTGGCCAAGACGTTCCCGATCCTGGATGCCGAGGCGGCTTTTGCCGAATTGGCGACTAACCAGGTTTCCGGCAAGCTGGTGCTGGTAATCGACGAGACGCTGGCCTGA
- a CDS encoding HAD family hydrolase: protein MALVIFDLDDTLIHGDCASLWCEQMGRLGWVDAESFMHRNNELMDAYSQGKLAMQDYMDFSLEPMIGRTPEEIEHLVEPWVEDIIEPLIYSDATRTIARHRAEGDRILVISASGTHLVKPIAARIGIDEVLAIELDVVHAVYSGKTVGVLTYREGKITRLMEWLAQEDQSLEGAYFYSDSRNDLPLLLKVDHPQVVNPDPVLREHAQKAGWPIHQWT from the coding sequence ATGGCATTGGTAATTTTTGATCTGGACGACACCTTGATTCACGGCGATTGCGCAAGCCTGTGGTGCGAACAGATGGGACGCTTGGGCTGGGTCGACGCCGAGTCGTTTATGCACCGCAACAATGAGCTGATGGACGCCTACAGTCAGGGCAAACTGGCCATGCAGGACTACATGGACTTCAGCCTCGAGCCAATGATCGGCCGCACGCCGGAAGAAATCGAGCATCTGGTGGAGCCGTGGGTGGAGGACATCATCGAACCGTTGATCTACAGCGACGCCACCAGGACCATCGCCCGGCACCGCGCCGAAGGCGACCGAATACTGGTGATCTCGGCATCGGGCACGCACCTGGTCAAGCCGATTGCGGCGCGGATCGGCATTGATGAAGTGCTGGCGATTGAGCTGGATGTCGTTCACGCGGTGTACAGCGGCAAGACCGTCGGGGTGCTGACGTACCGCGAAGGCAAGATCACCCGCCTGATGGAATGGCTGGCCCAGGAAGATCAAAGTCTGGAGGGCGCGTATTTCTACTCCGACTCACGCAACGACTTGCCGTTGTTGCTCAAGGTCGATCATCCGCAGGTGGTGAATCCTGATCCAGTGCTGCGCGAACATGCGCAAAAAGCCGGCTGGCCGATCCACCAGTGGACCTGA
- a CDS encoding ABC transporter ATP-binding protein has translation MSFVSVQHLQKSYTGTPVFSDINCEVAKGEFVTLLGPSGCGKSTLLRCIAGLTSVDSGQILLDGQDIVPLSPQKRQIGMVFQSYALFPNMTVEQNVAFGLRMQKVNADDSHARVQEVLQLVELKDLASRYPHQMSGGQCQRVALARSLVTRPRLLLLDEPLSALDARIRKHLREQIRQIQRELGLTTIFVTHDQEEALTMSDRIFLMNQGRIVQSGDAETLYTAPVDAFAAGFIGNYNLLDAEMASKLLQRPVSGRIAIRPEAIELSRSGELDALVRSHSLLGNVIRYRVEARGVELVVDVLNRSADDLHPDGQRLALSIDPGALCEVA, from the coding sequence ATGAGCTTCGTCAGCGTCCAGCACCTGCAAAAAAGCTACACCGGGACCCCGGTGTTCAGTGACATCAACTGCGAGGTTGCCAAGGGCGAATTCGTCACCCTGCTGGGCCCGTCCGGTTGCGGCAAGTCCACATTGCTGCGTTGCATTGCCGGACTGACCTCGGTAGACAGCGGCCAGATTCTGCTAGATGGCCAGGACATCGTTCCGCTGAGCCCACAGAAACGCCAGATCGGCATGGTGTTCCAGAGCTATGCGCTGTTCCCCAACATGACCGTGGAGCAGAACGTCGCCTTCGGCCTGCGCATGCAGAAAGTCAACGCCGATGACAGCCACGCCCGCGTACAGGAAGTGCTGCAACTGGTGGAACTCAAGGACCTGGCGAGCCGTTACCCGCACCAGATGTCCGGCGGCCAGTGTCAGCGCGTTGCCCTCGCCCGCTCCCTGGTGACGCGCCCGCGCCTGCTGTTGCTGGATGAGCCGCTGTCGGCGCTGGATGCGCGGATTCGCAAACACCTGCGCGAACAGATCCGCCAGATCCAGCGCGAACTGGGGCTGACGACCATTTTTGTGACCCATGATCAGGAAGAAGCCCTGACCATGTCTGACCGGATTTTTTTAATGAACCAGGGCCGGATCGTCCAGAGCGGCGACGCCGAAACCCTCTACACCGCTCCGGTGGATGCATTTGCCGCAGGCTTTATCGGCAACTACAACCTGTTGGACGCCGAAATGGCCAGCAAGCTGCTGCAGCGCCCGGTCAGCGGGCGTATCGCCATTCGCCCGGAAGCCATCGAACTCAGCCGCAGCGGCGAACTGGACGCCCTGGTGCGCAGTCACAGCCTGCTGGGCAACGTGATTCGTTACCGCGTCGAAGCCCGGGGCGTCGAGCTGGTGGTGGACGTACTCAATCGCTCGGCAGACGATTTGCACCCGGATGGTCAGCGCCTGGCACTTTCTATCGATCCTGGTGCGTTGTGTGAGGTAGCCTGA